In Temnothorax longispinosus isolate EJ_2023e chromosome 10, Tlon_JGU_v1, whole genome shotgun sequence, a single window of DNA contains:
- the LOC139820873 gene encoding uncharacterized protein: MTEILNIGGEPVFDDRIVKILTHTYNPYANTTFGYSDEIRIPIQQQDLYTLPCESFLYVEGTLTVTRAAGQADNVILGTNCVAFMFDKIRYELDGMEIDRCRNVRITSTLKNYVTVSSDRSVILRNPGWEPHNNPNGYFNFCVPLNLLLGFCEDYKRVVIVAVRATNDTSLRDACNTGSSRRRR; the protein is encoded by the coding sequence ATGACTGAAATTCTCAACATCGGAGGCGAGCCGGTCTTTGACGATCGCATCGTCAAAATCTTGACTCACACGTACAACCCGTACGCGAACACAACGTTTGGCTATAGcgacgagatacgaatacccatacaacagcaggatCTGTATACGTTGCCGTGCGAAAGTTTTCTCTACGTCGAAGGAACATTGACGGTGACAAGAGCAGCCGGTCAAGCCGATAACGTGATATTGGGTACTAATTGCGTCGCGTTCATGTTCGACAAGattcgatacgagctcgaCGGTATGGAGATTGATCGCTGCAGAAACGTAAGAATAACCAGTACGCTCAAGAACTACGTTACGGTATCGTCCGACAGAAGCGTGATCCTGCGAAACCCGGGCTGGGAACCACATAATAACCCGAacggatatttcaatttctgcgtACCGCTCAACTTGTTACTGGgattttgcgaggattacaaacgcgtggtgATTGTGGCGGTCCGCGCCACCAATGATACATCCCTGCGCGATGCCTGCAATACCGGCAGTTCGCggcgacgccgctag